In one Leptogranulimonas caecicola genomic region, the following are encoded:
- a CDS encoding ABC transporter ATP-binding protein, translating to MKRQDSRMGVALRLFSQLGPQRTRLMVVFILRVLFLVTYIWGPFQSALVINDLWHAVQPVLAGEGPFVIAWDPLGASLTFLTVLYVLQVVFYWASVQIMASVAETLNLQLRESIATKLNRLPLRFFDGHQPGEILTRVTGDLDKISETMQTGLLQLITAVGTIVGVLAIMFYYSAGLTLVYLAFMALSSIICGLISKRTLSAASERQETLGALTGQVEEYYTGRNVIRACNQEQTSCEAVRKLADANRKATEKADFAMYAMNPVMRTIQRVSLAVIAVACGGLMLAGVMSVGVAQAFFQYINMAAEPFTQAAYMVNSLQSALASARRTFELLDAPEEESDVAHPMEVHGATGAVTFEHVRFGYDPQAPLMHDVSFGVLPGQKVAVVGPTGAGKTTLINLLMRFYEIDGGLITLDGVSTKNLTRDGLRDNFGMVLQDTWLFGGSIAENIAYAKPGATREEIVEAAKAARVDYFIRTMPQGYDTLVDNEGSNLSQGQRQLITIARIFLRNPPVIILDEATSSVDTRTEVEIGRAMDRLMHGRTSFVIAHRLSTIRDADLILYMDHGNIIEQGTHDSLLEAGGAYAALYNSQFA from the coding sequence ATGAAACGTCAAGACTCTCGTATGGGCGTGGCTCTGCGCCTCTTTAGCCAGCTGGGACCCCAGCGCACTCGCCTCATGGTGGTCTTCATCTTGCGCGTGCTGTTCCTGGTGACCTACATCTGGGGGCCCTTCCAGAGCGCTCTGGTCATCAACGACCTTTGGCATGCAGTGCAGCCGGTCCTTGCCGGTGAAGGCCCCTTTGTGATCGCCTGGGATCCTCTGGGCGCTTCGCTCACCTTCCTTACCGTGCTCTACGTGCTGCAGGTGGTGTTCTATTGGGCATCGGTGCAGATCATGGCTTCGGTGGCAGAGACCTTGAACCTGCAGCTGCGCGAGTCCATCGCCACCAAGCTCAACCGTCTACCCCTGCGCTTCTTCGACGGCCATCAGCCCGGCGAGATCCTCACCCGGGTCACCGGCGACCTGGACAAGATCTCCGAAACCATGCAGACCGGCCTGCTCCAGCTCATCACCGCAGTGGGCACCATCGTGGGCGTGCTGGCCATCATGTTTTACTATTCGGCAGGCCTTACCCTGGTCTACCTGGCCTTTATGGCACTCTCCAGCATCATCTGCGGGCTCATCTCCAAACGCACCCTCTCTGCTGCCAGCGAGCGTCAGGAGACGCTGGGCGCCCTTACCGGCCAGGTGGAGGAGTACTACACCGGCCGCAACGTCATCCGCGCCTGCAACCAGGAGCAGACTAGCTGCGAGGCGGTGCGCAAGCTGGCAGACGCCAACCGCAAAGCCACCGAGAAGGCCGACTTTGCCATGTACGCCATGAACCCGGTCATGCGTACCATCCAGCGCGTCTCGCTGGCGGTCATCGCCGTGGCCTGCGGTGGCCTCATGCTCGCCGGCGTCATGTCGGTGGGTGTAGCCCAAGCCTTCTTCCAGTACATCAACATGGCAGCCGAGCCCTTTACCCAGGCGGCCTATATGGTGAACTCCCTCCAGAGCGCCCTGGCCTCTGCGCGTCGTACCTTCGAGCTTCTGGACGCTCCCGAAGAGGAATCCGATGTGGCCCACCCCATGGAGGTCCACGGAGCCACCGGCGCCGTCACCTTCGAGCACGTGCGCTTTGGCTATGATCCCCAGGCGCCTCTCATGCACGACGTCTCCTTTGGCGTGCTTCCGGGCCAAAAGGTGGCCGTGGTAGGGCCCACTGGCGCCGGCAAGACCACGCTCATCAACCTATTGATGCGCTTCTACGAGATCGACGGCGGCCTCATCACCCTGGATGGCGTCTCTACCAAGAACCTCACCCGAGACGGCCTGCGCGACAACTTTGGCATGGTGCTCCAGGATACCTGGCTCTTTGGCGGCTCCATTGCCGAGAATATCGCCTATGCCAAGCCGGGAGCCACCCGTGAAGAGATAGTCGAGGCGGCCAAGGCGGCCCGGGTCGACTACTTCATTCGCACCATGCCTCAGGGCTACGACACTCTGGTGGACAACGAGGGCTCCAACCTCTCCCAAGGCCAGCGCCAGCTCATCACCATCGCTCGCATCTTTTTGCGCAACCCACCGGTGATCATTCTGGATGAGGCGACCTCCAGCGTGGATACCCGCACCGAGGTGGAGATCGGCCGCGCCATGGACCGCCTCATGCATGGCCGCACCAGCTTTGTGATCGCCCACCGCCTCTCCACCATTCGCGATGCCGACCTCATCCTCTATATGGACCACGGCAACATCATCGAGCAAGGCACCCATGACTCACTGCTCGAAGCCGGAGGAGCCTATGCCGCGCTCTATAACTCTCAGTTTGCCTAG
- a CDS encoding ABC transporter ATP-binding protein yields MKLIFHFLKPYWLKLLVICLLLAVDVVGTLAIPTIAARILNLGTEQASFNLLVAAGMEMAGAALLTGVATTIATALCAQLCTSMGRDIRCALYAKSMKLSIFDFRHFGVASITTRTSSDVTTVQTLMTQAILMIVPVPLMAVAALVMTFSVDTLAGWFLVVSIIVLIVVVAFILRSVSPLFTRLQKQLDTMTQVLLENLSGVRVVRAFNQQRHENQRLDTSFANYAQTAIKANKLFTNVDGFQYVVMNVFVIAVYWTSGARIAVGELGIGDITALVEYAIMVLMYILMAQFVFIMVPRALECANRIQEVLDYSPEIDDLPGALTHLEPNPEVPTLRFSKVRFRYKDAQEDALTNLNLECWPNTTTAIIGGTGSGKSTIASLIMRFNEVTQGSLEIDGQDVRQMTQHTLRGRIGYVQQKAWLVSGTIAQNLRWENEQATDEELWHALKVAQAADFVRSLPEGLDAPVAQGGSNFSGGQRQRLAIARALVAKPELYVFDDSFSALDFKTDAALRRALEAETAGAAVLIIAQRVSTIRHADQILVIDEGHPVGLGTHEQLMETCEVYQEIVASQTKQEV; encoded by the coding sequence GTGAAGCTGATCTTCCACTTCCTCAAGCCTTATTGGCTCAAACTGTTGGTCATCTGCCTGCTTTTGGCCGTTGACGTGGTTGGTACGCTGGCCATCCCCACCATCGCCGCCAGGATCTTGAACCTGGGCACCGAGCAGGCCTCTTTCAACCTGCTGGTGGCTGCGGGCATGGAGATGGCCGGAGCAGCGCTGCTCACAGGCGTCGCCACTACCATCGCTACCGCTCTCTGCGCCCAGCTCTGCACCTCCATGGGCCGCGACATTCGCTGTGCGCTCTATGCCAAGTCGATGAAGCTCTCGATCTTTGACTTCCGCCATTTTGGCGTGGCCTCCATCACTACCCGCACGTCTTCCGATGTGACGACGGTGCAAACCCTTATGACCCAGGCCATCCTCATGATTGTGCCCGTGCCTCTCATGGCGGTGGCGGCGCTGGTGATGACCTTCTCGGTGGACACTCTGGCTGGATGGTTCTTGGTGGTCTCCATTATCGTGCTCATCGTAGTGGTGGCATTCATCTTGCGCTCGGTATCGCCGCTCTTCACCCGCCTGCAAAAGCAGCTGGACACCATGACTCAAGTGCTGCTGGAAAATCTTTCGGGCGTGCGCGTGGTGCGTGCCTTCAACCAGCAGAGGCATGAGAACCAGCGACTGGACACCTCCTTTGCCAACTACGCTCAGACCGCCATTAAGGCGAACAAGCTTTTTACCAACGTGGACGGTTTCCAGTATGTGGTGATGAACGTCTTTGTGATCGCGGTCTATTGGACCTCCGGCGCCCGCATCGCCGTGGGCGAGCTGGGCATTGGCGACATCACCGCGCTGGTGGAATACGCCATCATGGTGCTCATGTACATCTTGATGGCCCAGTTCGTCTTCATCATGGTGCCTCGCGCCTTGGAATGCGCCAACCGCATCCAGGAGGTGCTGGATTACTCGCCTGAGATCGACGACCTGCCCGGCGCGCTCACCCACTTGGAGCCAAATCCCGAGGTGCCCACCCTGCGCTTCTCCAAGGTGCGCTTCCGCTATAAGGACGCCCAGGAAGACGCCCTTACCAACCTCAACCTGGAGTGCTGGCCCAACACCACTACCGCCATCATCGGCGGTACGGGTTCTGGCAAGTCCACCATCGCCAGTCTCATCATGCGCTTCAACGAGGTGACTCAGGGCTCGCTGGAGATCGACGGGCAGGACGTGCGCCAAATGACCCAGCATACGCTGCGCGGCCGCATTGGCTATGTGCAGCAGAAGGCCTGGCTGGTCTCGGGCACCATCGCCCAGAACCTGCGCTGGGAAAACGAGCAGGCCACCGACGAAGAGCTTTGGCATGCCCTTAAGGTGGCTCAGGCGGCAGACTTCGTACGCAGCCTGCCTGAAGGTCTGGACGCCCCGGTAGCCCAAGGCGGCTCCAACTTCTCCGGCGGCCAGCGCCAGCGCTTGGCCATCGCCCGCGCCTTGGTGGCAAAGCCCGAGCTCTACGTCTTTGACGACTCCTTCTCGGCCTTGGACTTCAAGACCGATGCCGCTCTGCGCCGCGCTCTGGAGGCTGAGACCGCTGGAGCCGCGGTGCTCATCATTGCCCAGCGCGTCTCTACCATTCGCCATGCCGATCAGATCCTCGTCATCGACGAGGGACATCCCGTGGGTCTTGGTACCCACGAGCAGCTCATGGAAACCTGCGAGGTCTACCAAGAGATTGTGGCCTCTCAAACCAAACAGGAGGTGTAG
- a CDS encoding MarR family winged helix-turn-helix transcriptional regulator, whose protein sequence is MSSLVVSDASIERFREIYNAVDRIYDLYARSCGLSPTEFWCVACIAGGRSSQAEIADELAASRQTVNSAFKALVRQGLIELAPHPQNGRVKQARLTAAGEAFVEAHLHTLDEAEETVWNAIPEQDRITVNRVLDQFRVAFAPAIGALTQSQAPASRKE, encoded by the coding sequence GTGTCGTCCCTTGTCGTATCCGATGCATCCATCGAGCGTTTTAGAGAGATTTACAACGCCGTGGACCGCATTTACGACCTCTATGCGCGCTCGTGCGGCCTGTCGCCCACCGAGTTTTGGTGCGTGGCCTGCATCGCCGGCGGCCGCTCAAGCCAAGCCGAGATAGCAGATGAGCTGGCTGCCAGCAGGCAGACGGTGAACTCGGCCTTCAAGGCGCTGGTGCGCCAAGGCCTTATCGAGCTTGCGCCTCATCCGCAAAACGGTCGGGTGAAGCAAGCGCGCCTCACGGCAGCAGGAGAGGCGTTTGTAGAAGCCCATCTGCATACGCTGGACGAGGCAGAAGAAACCGTGTGGAACGCCATACCCGAGCAAGATCGCATCACGGTGAACCGCGTGCTCGATCAGTTTAGGGTGGCCTTCGCTCCTGCCATAGGCGCCCTCACCCAATCCCAAGCCCCGGCCTCAAGAAAGGAGTAG
- a CDS encoding RluA family pseudouridine synthase codes for MARAPYRILDASPHGLRIAWRTEAISAEALSSLGLSRAGAAAVLSSGRLTREGVVLASATSLTPGDVLELAFEPVAPASLDASIPAATLLWVDPLGLALAADKPANLLVHGDGTGQITLSQQVAAAMVQRGIAGAPQALQRLDKDTSGVVLFSLHPEFQPAFDGLVASHDPSRLSKRYFALVEGTMARPEAVDVPIGRDRHNARRMYAGAGKEAHSLFEPLGTLTLASGACATAVSVTITTGRRHQIRVHAAALGHPVVGDLLYGAAPVSGGLMLHSWQETLVHPVSGQRFQVEAAVPSRFPEEARQLAESAKK; via the coding sequence ATGGCTCGCGCACCCTACCGCATTTTGGACGCAAGCCCTCATGGCCTAAGGATCGCCTGGCGCACTGAGGCTATCTCCGCTGAGGCTCTAAGCTCCCTGGGACTTTCGCGCGCAGGAGCCGCCGCCGTGTTGTCTTCTGGCCGTCTGACCCGAGAAGGCGTCGTCCTTGCGAGCGCCACTTCACTCACTCCCGGCGACGTGCTGGAACTGGCCTTCGAGCCTGTGGCGCCCGCGTCGCTGGATGCCTCCATCCCTGCTGCCACGCTTTTGTGGGTAGACCCCTTGGGCCTGGCTTTGGCTGCCGATAAGCCCGCCAACCTCTTGGTGCACGGCGACGGCACAGGGCAGATCACCCTTAGCCAACAGGTGGCTGCAGCTATGGTGCAACGGGGGATCGCAGGGGCTCCCCAGGCACTCCAACGGCTGGATAAAGACACCTCTGGGGTGGTGCTCTTCTCTCTGCACCCGGAGTTTCAACCGGCTTTTGACGGGCTGGTGGCCTCTCATGACCCATCGCGTCTCTCCAAACGTTACTTTGCCCTGGTTGAGGGCACGATGGCCCGGCCTGAGGCGGTGGATGTGCCCATCGGCCGCGACCGCCATAATGCCCGGCGCATGTACGCTGGCGCAGGTAAAGAGGCCCACAGCCTCTTTGAGCCGCTGGGCACGCTGACCCTTGCCAGCGGCGCTTGCGCCACCGCCGTGAGCGTGACGATCACCACCGGCCGGCGCCACCAAATCCGTGTGCACGCAGCTGCCCTGGGCCATCCTGTGGTGGGCGATCTTTTGTATGGAGCGGCGCCGGTCTCCGGCGGCCTGATGCTCCATAGCTGGCAGGAGACCCTGGTGCATCCTGTGAGCGGCCAGCGCTTCCAGGTGGAGGCGGCGGTTCCTTCTCGGTTCCCAGAAGAAGCGCGCCAGCTGGCAGAGAGTGCAAAAAAGTAG
- the hisS gene encoding histidine--tRNA ligase, whose protein sequence is MQAKKPEGTEDLFGARMRAWEAMQAIARRIFSRYGFDAIETPTMEQVDVFVHGIGQSTDVVRKEMFRVFSGANFANVLESGTEKGLKPSKRLALRPEGTAGFVRAAVENTFVPQGGAPVKMWYAAPMFRGERVQKGRLRQFHQIGAEVLGASDSALDAEVIIMLMDFYAALGLDMTRVRLRINSMGDPACRPAYREQVRQFILDHADQMCDECLIRADINPLRAFDCKNDACRVVMEDAPKIVDALCDECAAHYAKVKQYLDEAGVAYEEDPTLVRGLDYYTRTVFEVEALGGVGSQSAIGGGGRYDGLMELEGGKPTPGIGFAVGFERIMLVLEDQGIDLAGPAPSCIYVACADPSCRDAVFATCLELRRAGLRTEADYQGRSLKSQFKQADKHSASTCVVIGPDELAQGTVTVRDMKTHEQEPVATGDLASYLLARVAPGETL, encoded by the coding sequence ATGCAAGCCAAAAAGCCAGAAGGAACCGAGGATCTCTTTGGCGCCCGTATGCGCGCCTGGGAGGCCATGCAGGCTATCGCTCGCCGCATCTTCTCCCGCTATGGCTTCGACGCCATCGAGACGCCCACCATGGAACAGGTGGATGTGTTCGTGCACGGTATCGGCCAATCCACCGACGTGGTGCGCAAAGAGATGTTCAGGGTTTTCTCGGGTGCGAACTTTGCCAACGTGCTTGAGAGTGGTACCGAGAAAGGCCTCAAACCTTCCAAGCGGCTCGCCCTGCGTCCCGAGGGTACCGCTGGCTTTGTGCGTGCGGCCGTGGAGAATACCTTTGTGCCCCAGGGCGGCGCCCCGGTGAAGATGTGGTACGCGGCGCCCATGTTTCGCGGCGAGCGCGTGCAAAAGGGGCGTCTGCGCCAGTTCCACCAGATCGGCGCGGAGGTGCTGGGGGCCTCGGACTCTGCGTTGGATGCCGAGGTCATCATCATGCTTATGGATTTCTATGCCGCGTTGGGCCTGGATATGACCCGTGTGCGCCTGCGCATCAACTCCATGGGCGACCCCGCCTGCCGCCCGGCCTATCGCGAGCAGGTGCGCCAGTTTATCCTGGATCACGCAGACCAGATGTGCGACGAGTGCCTCATCAGGGCAGACATCAACCCTTTGCGCGCCTTCGACTGCAAGAACGACGCCTGCCGCGTCGTGATGGAGGACGCGCCCAAGATCGTCGACGCCCTGTGCGACGAGTGCGCGGCCCACTACGCCAAGGTCAAGCAGTATCTAGACGAGGCTGGCGTGGCCTACGAGGAAGACCCCACCCTGGTGCGCGGCCTGGATTATTACACTCGCACGGTCTTCGAGGTAGAGGCCCTAGGCGGGGTGGGAAGCCAGTCGGCCATCGGCGGCGGCGGCCGCTACGACGGCCTCATGGAGCTGGAGGGCGGAAAGCCTACCCCCGGCATCGGCTTTGCCGTGGGCTTCGAGCGTATCATGCTGGTGCTGGAAGACCAGGGCATCGATCTGGCAGGCCCGGCTCCTTCCTGCATCTATGTGGCCTGCGCAGACCCCTCCTGCCGCGATGCCGTCTTTGCCACCTGCCTCGAGCTTCGCCGAGCAGGCCTGCGCACAGAAGCAGACTACCAGGGCCGCTCCCTGAAGAGTCAGTTCAAACAGGCCGACAAACACTCCGCCTCCACCTGCGTGGTCATTGGCCCTGACGAGCTGGCGCAGGGCACGGTCACCGTGCGCGACATGAAGACCCACGAGCAGGAGCCGGTGGCCACAGGCGACCTGGCAAGCTACCTTCTGGCCCGCGTCGCCCCAGGCGAGACCCTATGA
- a CDS encoding PTS sugar transporter subunit IIA: protein MVYSAPASSHSPLVLIAPAAGQLIDLAQVPDPVFAQGLLGPGCGLYPSQDTLAAPCNGVILKAMDHALLIAAENGVQLLMHAGIDTVALGGKGCRALVDSGAPVKAGQPVLAMDRAFLASQNICDCLILTASNAPDPLALEFLCAPDSLVQAGQPLLTLQI, encoded by the coding sequence ATGGTCTATTCTGCGCCCGCTTCCTCTCACTCGCCTCTTGTGCTGATCGCCCCAGCCGCAGGACAGCTGATAGACCTCGCCCAAGTTCCCGACCCCGTCTTTGCCCAAGGCCTTCTGGGACCCGGTTGCGGACTTTATCCCTCCCAAGACACCCTGGCAGCTCCCTGCAACGGCGTGATCCTCAAAGCCATGGACCACGCCCTATTGATCGCTGCCGAGAATGGCGTCCAACTCCTCATGCACGCAGGCATCGACACCGTGGCCCTGGGCGGCAAGGGATGCAGGGCCCTCGTGGACAGCGGCGCGCCAGTCAAAGCCGGCCAACCGGTGCTCGCCATGGACCGAGCCTTCCTGGCATCCCAAAATATATGCGACTGCCTCATACTTACCGCAAGCAATGCGCCCGACCCTCTCGCCCTCGAGTTCCTTTGTGCGCCTGACAGCTTAGTCCAGGCAGGCCAGCCCCTTCTTACACTCCAAATCTAA